In Mytilus trossulus isolate FHL-02 chromosome 14, PNRI_Mtr1.1.1.hap1, whole genome shotgun sequence, a genomic segment contains:
- the LOC134696298 gene encoding uncharacterized protein LOC134696298, translating to METYMISALVFLYFCNLIFSSSAQEPYMHTVCEYITSTRYYYCPLLNKCCYLNGKWKCIDQIDSIINGDYGNQPSCENYKRKPTSKGPSSSINKRTGYTINTYSTDDSDETISSGTIGAIVIFLVFTVPSCMFCCIFYVRKANAKKRKIIRIQQSRTVRPISEQSQYRIMGLYHDNGNSSTIITHPQTEGRCLDGGERRDTSTLENDNGSYLHDDTTYTSTVHPPSYEDIINRNAAAIDSVDPRTHTSVDVEGLANSTINNSYVTNVSDHTASVPKVNQHTPMV from the exons ATGGAGACCTATATGATTTCAGCACTagtttttctttacttttgtaatttgattttttcatcaTCTG CCCAGGAGCCGTACATGCATACAGTGTGTGAGTACATAACGTCGACTAGATACTATTATTGTCCATTACTGAACAAATGTTGTTACCTCAATGGTAAATGGAAATGCATAGACCAAATTGACAGCATAATCAATGGCGATTATGGAAACCAACCGAGTTGTGAAAATTATAAAAG AAAACCGACGTCAAAAGGCCCTTCTAGTTCTATAAATAAGAGAACGGGATATACCATAAACACTTATTCAACGGATGACTCTGATGAGACGATAAGTTCTGGAACTATTGG TGCGATTGTGATCTTTTTGGTATTTACCGTGCCCAGCTGTATGTTTTGCTGCATATTCTACGTGAGGAAAGCAAATGCCAAGAAACGAAAAATCATACGTATCCAACAATCGAGGACCGTGAGACCAATTAGCGAACAATCACAGTACCGTATTATGG GTTTGTACCATGATAATGGGAATTCATCTACTATTATCACACATCCTCAGACAGAGGGTAGATGTCTAGATGGTGGGGAAAGGCGTGACACTTCCACCTTAGAAAACGACAATGGATCTTATTTACATGACGATACAACCTATACTTCCACTGTTCATCCACCATCATACGAAGATATTATAAACCGAAATGCAGCTGCCATTGATTCCGTTGATCCAAGGACACACACATCAGTTGACGTGGAAGGGCTTGCCAATTCTACCATAAACAACAGCTATGTAACTAATGTGTCAGACCATACAGCATCTGTACCCAAAGTCAATCAGCATACACCTATGGTATAA
- the LOC134696623 gene encoding uncharacterized protein LOC134696623, whose product MDNSNETETNSGAIAAIVLPFAVTISCCLSCCRYYMRNKNAKKLKNIRRFQQSRTSQLTNEQLQYRIIGLYHDNGNSPAIISNPETQTGCRNGWKSLANATSGNDSETNFPNDTAYTPTLNPPAYEDIINRNTAAKLNVSSDPRTHTVVDVHNGAVTNLADDTTSIPKENPPAYKDII is encoded by the exons ATGGATAACTCTAATGAGACGGAAACAAATTCTGGAGCTATTGC GGCAATTGTTTTGCCTTTTGCAGTTACCATTTCATGTTGCCTGTCTTGCTGTCGATACTATATGAGAAACAAAAATgcaaagaaactaaaaaatatcAGACGCTTTCAACAATCAAGGACCTCACAATTAACCAATGAACAGCTACAATATCGTATTATTG GTTTGTACCATGACAATGGGAATTCACCTGCTATTATCTCAAATCCTGAGACACAGACTGGATGTCGAAATGGTTGGAAAAGTCTTGCCAATGCTACCTCCGGTAATGACAGTGAGACTAATTTTCCAAACGATACAGCATATACTCCCACTTTGAATCCACCAGCATACGAAGATATTATAAATCGAAATACAGCTGCCAAACTGAATGTTTCCTCTGATCCAAGAACACACACAGTAGTTGACGTACATAACGGCGCTGTAACTAATTTAGCAGACGATACAACATCTATACCCAAAGAAAATCCGCCAGCATACAAAGACATCATATAG
- the LOC134696123 gene encoding uncharacterized protein LOC134696123, with protein MFLQCVILCIIFTANANKSSQTECKHSFGPLASYYSFCGIKKACCLIDSGWKCTETIGEHDAWYISHRCKFYGRSNSYKKIKRTRHQTYTTTLPAYIKTTYNRRQRNRNMNRMNIGKNSYKTLRTNILSRRFPRYIRSTTEYRYSEYEPTSEVNLFRILPAVIVVAMIIFVCVCCCLNNDRKQRRMRLKNRRRLQQSRALQQTNEQQQFSVIGLYYDNGNAVAGVTYPRTQLSYGADLERLINSTSDCSASLPTVNPPAYEAIINNGNKTAIDLYNPRTYTGDVEKRHTQHIPNNGTVFTFIDDTKYMPTVSPPAYEDIMKENAAAIVSYNPGTHTQDNEERLANYIANDGTVTHL; from the exons ATGTTTCTACAATGTGTAATTCTCTGCATAATCTTCACTGCCAACG cCAATAAATCAAGTCAAACAGAGTGCAAGCACAGTTTTGGACCTTTGGCATCTTATTATTCGTTTTGCGGGATAAAGAAAGCGTGTTGTCTCATCGATAGTGGATGGAAATGCACAGAAACAATTGGTGAACATGACGCTTGGTACATTTCACACAGATGCAAATTTTATGGAAG gTCCAACTCTTATAAAAAGATCAAGAGAACACGACATCAGACGTATACAACTACTTTACCAGCCTATATCAAGACAACTTATAACCGACGACAAAGAAATAGAAACATGAATAGGATGAACATTGGTAAAAACTCTTACAAAACTCTAAG aacTAATATACTGTCCAGAAGATTTCCAAGATATATAAGAAGCACAACAGAGTACAGATATTCAGAATACGAACCTACTTCAGAGGTCAACCTGTTCCGAATTCTTCCAGC aGTAATAGTAGTGGCAATGATAATCTTCGTCTGTGTATGTTGCTGTTTAAACAACGACAGGAAACAACGTAGGATGAGACTTAAAAATAGAAGACGTCTTCAACAATCAAGGGCCTTACAACAGACAAATGAACAACAACAGTTTAGCGTTATAg GTTTGTACTATGACAATGGAAATGCTGTTGCCGGTGTTACTTATCCAAGGACACAGCTGAGCTATGGAGCCGATTTGGAAAGGCTCATCAATTCTACATCTGACTGTTCAGCATCTCTTCCCACAGTTAACCCACCAGCATATGAAGCTATCATCAATAATGGCAATAAAACCgctattgatttatataatcCAAGGACATACACAGGAGACGTTGAGAAAAGACACACCCAGCATATACCAAATAACGGCACAGTATTTACATTCATTGACGATACAAAATATATGCCCACAGTTAGTCCACCAGCATACGAGGATATCATGAAAGAAAATGCAGCCGCAATTGTTTCATATAATCCAGGAACACACACACAAGACAACGAGGAAAGGCTTGCCAATTATATTGCGAATGACGGTACTGTTACTCATTTATAA